Proteins from a genomic interval of Kitasatospora kifunensis:
- a CDS encoding copper chaperone PCu(A)C, whose protein sequence is MGARNFRQTALIGATVAAVLTAGAIAVVCDGGSSQASSAKLSVADSYIPLPAGSPGSDSMAAGYLTVRNTGGTADTLVRVSSPGAGSVSMHRSTDTTMQEVDSLPVPANGALQLTRGGTHLMIMGWQKPPAVGDELELDLTFAHSGTIAVQVPVKPLTYRPGS, encoded by the coding sequence ATGGGCGCCAGGAACTTCCGGCAGACCGCGCTGATCGGGGCCACGGTCGCCGCCGTACTGACCGCGGGCGCGATAGCCGTCGTCTGCGACGGTGGGAGCAGTCAGGCCTCGAGCGCCAAGCTCAGCGTCGCGGACTCGTACATCCCGCTGCCCGCAGGCAGCCCCGGCAGCGACAGCATGGCCGCCGGGTACCTGACGGTGCGCAACACCGGCGGCACGGCGGACACCCTGGTGCGGGTGAGCAGCCCCGGCGCCGGTTCGGTGAGCATGCACCGGTCCACCGACACCACCATGCAGGAAGTGGACAGCCTGCCGGTGCCGGCGAACGGCGCGTTGCAGCTGACCCGGGGCGGCACCCATCTCATGATCATGGGGTGGCAGAAGCCACCCGCCGTCGGCGACGAGCTGGAACTGGACCTGACCTTCGCACACAGCGGCACCATCGCCGTCCAGGTGCCGGTGAAACCCCTCACCTACCGCCCCGGGAGCTGA
- a CDS encoding LCP family protein, translating into MSGQRAGASKHDAPKPHADSEQPRPGGRPGGRAEARRAQSRTAAQGRTAAQGRTAGRGRRKPGKPASKKKIIAWTAASAVVLVATAGGAVYLKLNGNIKSFDKAGIAADRPPEATADANGNKPVNVLLIGSDSRGSGNSNLGGGGDDGARSDTTILLHVYADHKHAVGISIPRDSLVEIPSCLVNGKWTKPQPDTMFNAAFSMGNTDTGNPACTQNTVEKLTGMRVDHTLVVDFNGFASMTSAVGGVQVCVPNAVYEGDLNPNLGRKGKQIFTKGVQSVAGQQALDYVRVRHGIGDGSDIGRMQRQQAFLSALIKKVKGEGMNPTALLPLADAATKSLTVDPDLGSAEKLLGFGLSMKNIDLKDIKFITVPWRFEGPRVAWVQPDADRLWASLKADRTLDGQDASGQRPDAAGSSGPDASPAAPSSSAPSVPAPGDVNGAGAKVMVYNGTTTTGLTTSAAAKLKDAKFTVAGAANAATQDHDSTVIEYGPNQAKAAQSLAQLFPGATLQKSGTAALNLILGKDYAAANGGAPAGTSAAPSSTAPAPLPPSINDNARSADDDPCSNLTYN; encoded by the coding sequence ATGTCAGGCCAGAGGGCGGGCGCCTCGAAACACGACGCGCCGAAACCGCATGCCGACAGTGAGCAGCCGCGCCCCGGTGGCCGCCCCGGTGGCCGCGCCGAGGCTCGCCGGGCGCAGAGCCGGACCGCGGCGCAGGGCCGGACCGCGGCGCAGGGCCGGACCGCGGGTCGCGGCCGCCGCAAGCCGGGCAAGCCGGCGAGCAAGAAGAAGATCATCGCCTGGACGGCCGCCTCCGCCGTCGTCCTGGTCGCGACCGCCGGCGGTGCGGTCTACCTGAAGCTGAACGGCAACATCAAGAGCTTCGACAAGGCCGGCATCGCGGCCGACCGGCCGCCCGAGGCCACCGCCGACGCCAACGGCAACAAGCCGGTCAACGTCCTGCTGATCGGTTCCGACTCGCGCGGCAGCGGCAACAGCAACCTCGGCGGTGGCGGCGACGACGGCGCCCGCTCGGACACCACGATCCTGCTGCACGTCTATGCCGACCACAAGCACGCCGTCGGCATCTCGATACCGCGCGACTCGCTGGTCGAGATCCCGTCCTGCCTGGTGAACGGCAAGTGGACCAAGCCCCAGCCCGACACCATGTTCAACGCCGCCTTCTCGATGGGGAACACGGACACCGGCAACCCCGCCTGCACCCAGAACACCGTCGAGAAGCTGACCGGGATGCGGGTGGACCACACCCTGGTGGTCGACTTCAACGGCTTCGCCTCGATGACCAGCGCGGTCGGCGGCGTCCAGGTCTGTGTGCCGAACGCGGTCTACGAGGGCGACCTCAACCCCAACCTCGGCCGCAAGGGCAAGCAGATCTTCACCAAGGGCGTGCAGAGCGTGGCCGGGCAGCAGGCGCTGGACTACGTCCGGGTGCGGCACGGCATCGGAGACGGCTCGGACATCGGCCGGATGCAGCGCCAGCAGGCCTTCCTCTCCGCGCTGATCAAGAAGGTCAAGGGTGAGGGGATGAACCCGACCGCCTTGCTGCCGCTGGCCGATGCCGCCACCAAGTCGCTGACCGTCGACCCCGACCTCGGCTCGGCGGAGAAGCTGCTCGGCTTCGGGCTGTCGATGAAGAACATCGACCTGAAGGACATCAAGTTCATCACCGTGCCGTGGCGCTTCGAGGGCCCCCGGGTGGCCTGGGTGCAGCCGGACGCCGACCGCCTCTGGGCCAGTCTGAAGGCCGACCGTACGCTCGACGGCCAGGACGCCAGCGGCCAGCGCCCCGACGCCGCGGGCTCCAGCGGCCCCGACGCCTCGCCCGCCGCCCCGAGCAGCTCCGCTCCCTCCGTTCCCGCGCCCGGCGACGTGAACGGCGCCGGGGCCAAGGTCATGGTCTACAACGGCACCACCACCACAGGGCTGACCACCTCGGCCGCGGCCAAGCTCAAGGACGCCAAGTTCACCGTGGCCGGCGCCGCCAACGCGGCCACCCAGGACCACGACAGCACGGTGATCGAGTACGGCCCGAACCAGGCCAAGGCCGCTCAGTCGCTGGCGCAGCTCTTCCCGGGTGCGACCCTGCAGAAGAGCGGCACCGCCGCGCTGAACCTGATCCTGGGCAAGGACTACGCGGCGGCCAACGGCGGTGCCCCGGCGGGCACTTCCGCCGCGCCCAGTAGTACCGCCCCGGCCCCGCTGCCGCCGAGCATCAACGACAACGCCCGCTCGGCCGACGACGACCCGTGCTCCAACCTCACCTACAACTAA
- the serS gene encoding serine--tRNA ligase, giving the protein MIDLRLLREDPDRVRASQRARGEDVDLVDALLAADERRRSSGSRFDELRNEQKGLGKQVAKAQGEEKTALLQRTKALAEEVKAADAEQSEAKEEAERLLRSLANLIDPAAPVGGEEDFVTLEEIGTPRDFAAEGFEPKDHVELGQILGAIDTERGAKVAGARSYYLTGPGALLELALVNMAMAQASAAGFIPMITPTLVRPAAMDGTGFLGQAAENVYHLPQDDRYLVGTSEVALAAYHMDEILDADQLPLRYAGFSSCFRREAGTYGKDTRGIIRVHQFEKVEMYVYTTPEEAQAEHRRLLQWEKDFLNALELPFRVIDVASGDLGASAARKFDIEAWIPTQGKYREVTSTSNTTEYQSRRLSIRMREEGKVRPLATLNGTLVAVPRVIVALLENHQQADGSVVLPEALRPYLGGRSTLDPVK; this is encoded by the coding sequence GTGATTGACCTTCGCCTGCTTCGTGAGGACCCTGACCGAGTGCGCGCCTCGCAGCGCGCCCGTGGCGAGGACGTCGACCTGGTCGACGCCCTGCTCGCGGCCGACGAGCGGCGCCGATCCTCGGGCAGTCGCTTCGATGAACTGCGCAATGAGCAGAAGGGTCTGGGCAAGCAGGTCGCCAAGGCCCAGGGCGAGGAGAAGACCGCCCTGCTGCAGCGCACCAAGGCGCTGGCCGAAGAGGTCAAGGCCGCCGACGCCGAGCAGTCCGAGGCCAAGGAGGAGGCCGAGCGGCTGCTGCGCTCGCTGGCCAACCTGATCGACCCGGCGGCCCCGGTCGGTGGCGAGGAGGACTTCGTCACGCTCGAGGAGATCGGCACCCCGCGCGACTTCGCGGCCGAGGGCTTCGAGCCGAAGGACCACGTCGAGCTCGGGCAGATCCTGGGCGCTATCGACACCGAGCGCGGCGCCAAGGTGGCCGGCGCGCGGTCCTACTACCTGACCGGCCCCGGCGCCCTGCTGGAGCTGGCCCTGGTCAACATGGCGATGGCCCAGGCCAGCGCGGCCGGCTTCATCCCGATGATCACCCCGACCCTGGTCCGCCCGGCCGCGATGGACGGCACCGGCTTCCTCGGCCAGGCCGCGGAGAACGTCTACCACCTGCCGCAGGACGACCGGTACCTGGTCGGCACCAGCGAGGTCGCGCTCGCGGCGTACCACATGGACGAGATCCTGGACGCCGACCAGCTGCCGCTGCGCTACGCCGGCTTCTCCTCCTGCTTCCGCCGCGAGGCCGGGACGTACGGCAAGGACACCCGCGGCATCATCCGGGTGCACCAGTTCGAAAAGGTGGAGATGTACGTCTACACCACCCCGGAGGAGGCGCAGGCCGAGCACCGCCGCCTGCTCCAGTGGGAGAAGGACTTCCTCAACGCGCTGGAGCTGCCCTTCCGGGTGATCGACGTCGCCTCCGGCGACCTCGGCGCCTCGGCCGCCCGCAAGTTCGACATCGAGGCCTGGATCCCGACCCAGGGCAAGTACCGCGAGGTCACCTCCACCTCGAACACCACCGAGTACCAGTCCCGCCGACTGTCGATCCGGATGCGCGAGGAGGGCAAGGTCCGTCCGCTGGCCACCCTCAACGGCACCCTGGTCGCCGTGCCCCGGGTGATCGTGGCGCTGCTGGAGAACCACCAGCAGGCCGATGGCTCCGTGGTGCTGCCCGAGGCGCTGCGCCCGTACCTGGGCGGCCGGAGCACGCTGGACCCGGTCAAGTGA
- a CDS encoding FadR/GntR family transcriptional regulator, whose amino-acid sequence MNSENGNGGALRAAGRRSLVDVAIEQLRDQLTAGVWAVGERIPTEHELAEQLQVGRNTVREAIRVLVHAGMLATRQGEGTFVRSTSDPAAVLRGVQRSGVRDVLEVRAALEAEAARLAAVRHTAEDLDRMRAALAREAEVIAAHPERVGREATVEHDLEFHTAVVEAAHNPALTEVYRYFGASVREAMRTAFGDHEMPEVVVATHAALVDAIASGDPDRAEAACRALLLEPTAAVEQLLAEFAARK is encoded by the coding sequence GTGAACAGCGAGAACGGCAACGGCGGCGCCCTGCGGGCCGCCGGTCGGCGCTCCCTGGTGGACGTCGCGATCGAGCAGCTGCGGGACCAGCTCACGGCCGGCGTCTGGGCGGTCGGCGAGCGCATCCCCACCGAGCACGAGCTCGCCGAGCAGCTCCAGGTCGGCCGCAACACCGTGCGGGAGGCGATCCGGGTGCTGGTGCACGCGGGGATGCTGGCCACCCGCCAGGGTGAGGGCACCTTCGTGCGCAGCACCAGCGACCCCGCCGCCGTGCTGCGCGGCGTGCAGCGCTCCGGCGTGCGCGACGTGCTGGAGGTCCGGGCGGCGCTGGAGGCCGAGGCGGCCCGGCTGGCCGCCGTGCGGCACACCGCAGAGGACCTGGACCGGATGCGGGCCGCGCTCGCCCGGGAGGCCGAGGTGATCGCCGCGCACCCCGAGCGGGTCGGCCGCGAGGCCACGGTCGAGCACGACCTGGAGTTCCACACCGCGGTCGTCGAGGCCGCCCACAATCCCGCGCTGACCGAGGTCTACCGCTACTTCGGTGCCTCGGTGCGCGAGGCGATGCGCACCGCGTTCGGCGACCACGAGATGCCCGAGGTGGTCGTGGCCACCCACGCGGCGCTGGTCGACGCGATCGCCAGCGGCGACCCCGACCGGGCCGAGGCCGCCTGTCGCGCGCTGCTCCTGGAGCCGACCGCGGCGGTCGAGCAGCTGCTCGCGGAGTTCGCGGCGCGCAAGTAG
- a CDS encoding HAD family hydrolase, giving the protein MTTGLPYRLIATDLDGTLLTPAETVSARTRAALATATAAGATHIIVTGRAAPWARPVFDEIGYTGIAVCGQGAQVYDAGAHKLLTSMTLDRRVAGLALAKLEAELGPLAAAANQDGLAGSVLALPSYQLEIGSDLPLRRVETSAELFTEPISKLYIQHPGLTDDQLADVARRVVGDLVGVTMAGQSIVELLPLGLSKATGLAIAARRLGLRAADTIAFGDMPNDVPMFHWAAHTVAMANAHQELLAVADEVTTSNAADGVALVLERLYGA; this is encoded by the coding sequence GTGACCACCGGGCTGCCGTACCGGCTGATCGCCACCGATCTGGACGGCACCCTGCTCACCCCCGCGGAGACGGTCTCCGCCCGGACCCGCGCCGCCCTGGCCACCGCCACGGCGGCCGGGGCCACCCACATCATCGTCACCGGCCGCGCGGCCCCCTGGGCACGCCCGGTCTTCGACGAGATCGGCTACACCGGGATAGCGGTCTGCGGGCAGGGCGCCCAGGTCTACGACGCGGGCGCGCACAAGCTGCTCACCTCGATGACCCTGGACCGCCGGGTGGCCGGGCTCGCACTGGCCAAGCTGGAGGCCGAGCTGGGTCCACTGGCGGCGGCCGCCAACCAGGACGGCCTGGCGGGCTCGGTACTGGCGCTGCCCTCCTACCAGTTGGAGATCGGCAGCGACCTGCCGCTGCGCCGGGTCGAGACGAGCGCGGAGCTGTTCACCGAGCCGATCAGCAAGCTCTACATCCAGCACCCCGGACTGACGGACGATCAACTGGCGGACGTCGCCCGCCGGGTGGTCGGCGATCTGGTCGGCGTGACGATGGCCGGCCAGAGCATCGTGGAGCTGCTGCCGCTGGGCCTGTCCAAGGCCACCGGGCTGGCCATCGCGGCCCGGCGGCTGGGGCTGCGGGCGGCGGACACCATCGCCTTCGGCGACATGCCCAACGACGTGCCGATGTTCCACTGGGCCGCGCACACGGTGGCGATGGCCAATGCCCACCAGGAGCTGCTGGCGGTGGCCGACGAGGTCACCACGAGCAACGCGGCGGACGGCGTCGCACTGGTACTGGAACGGCTCTACGGCGCCTGA
- a CDS encoding copper resistance CopC/CopD family protein, whose amino-acid sequence MRKAWAWLTTAGTLLILLFATAAPASAHAALLQTDPAQNSVVASAPTAVTLTFSEGVTLDSDSVRVLDPAGKPVDTGNPTHADGKGDTATVGLRAGLGNGTYTVAWRAISADTHPVGGAFTFSIGAPSTTSVSLSQANGAKADEVVSALYGTGRAVAYGAFALLVGTAAFVLLCWPRGAATRAVQRLLMGGWVALLAATVAVLLLRGPYERGTGLGQVFDLSLVRGTLDERLGTALAARLLLLAAGGVFLSLLVGHLGQPDEEGAPAEVTASTGDAEEDELRRLERRAAERPLREARLALGAGGLLLALALAATWAGADHAAVGIQVWLALPFDLLHLIAMACWLGGLVTLVAALRNGAGAAVAERFSKVAMVSVACLVLTGVYQVWRGVGSWDALVDTTYGQLVLVKVGLVLVMLGTAWFSRRWTSRLRTAAADGEQEVEQVVVADGGRSGGVERAEGDAAAAGAAAGAADDPVRRGQLARQRAAVAAAGVRRVQDGSPVQAGLRRSVLIEAAVAIGVLVVTTVLTNSPPGRVAAEVAAASGTAGSTAPKTAAQSVELKLPYNTGGTEKGAKGTAILTVNPAATGTSQLTLLVTDGSGQPVDVPETQVSFTLPDRDLGPLPVTLSKSGTGRWSGTAQLPLAGEWVAAVVVRSSDIDQDTETKQLTIS is encoded by the coding sequence ATGCGCAAAGCCTGGGCCTGGCTCACCACCGCGGGCACCCTGCTGATCCTGCTGTTCGCCACCGCCGCACCCGCCTCGGCGCACGCGGCGCTGCTGCAGACCGATCCGGCACAGAACTCGGTGGTGGCGAGCGCGCCGACCGCCGTGACGCTGACCTTCAGCGAAGGGGTGACGCTCGACAGCGACTCGGTCCGGGTGCTCGACCCGGCCGGCAAACCGGTGGACACCGGCAACCCCACGCACGCGGACGGCAAGGGCGACACCGCCACCGTCGGGCTGCGGGCGGGCCTGGGCAACGGCACGTACACGGTGGCCTGGCGGGCCATCTCGGCCGACACCCACCCGGTCGGCGGGGCGTTCACCTTCTCGATCGGCGCGCCCTCGACCACCTCGGTCTCGCTCTCGCAGGCCAACGGCGCCAAGGCCGACGAGGTGGTCTCCGCGCTGTACGGGACCGGGCGGGCGGTGGCCTACGGAGCCTTCGCGCTGCTGGTCGGGACGGCGGCCTTCGTGCTGCTGTGCTGGCCGCGCGGGGCGGCGACCCGAGCGGTGCAGCGGCTGCTGATGGGCGGCTGGGTCGCGCTGCTGGCCGCCACGGTGGCGGTGCTGCTGCTGCGCGGTCCCTACGAGCGCGGGACCGGTCTGGGCCAGGTCTTCGACCTGTCGTTGGTGCGCGGCACGCTGGACGAGCGGCTCGGCACGGCGCTGGCCGCGCGGTTGCTGCTGCTGGCGGCGGGTGGGGTCTTCCTGTCGCTGCTGGTCGGGCACTTGGGGCAGCCGGACGAGGAGGGCGCGCCGGCCGAGGTGACCGCCTCGACCGGGGATGCCGAGGAGGACGAGCTGCGCCGCCTGGAGCGGCGGGCGGCCGAGCGGCCGCTGCGCGAGGCGCGGCTGGCGCTGGGCGCGGGCGGGCTGCTGCTCGCCCTGGCGCTCGCGGCCACCTGGGCGGGGGCGGACCACGCGGCGGTCGGGATCCAGGTGTGGCTCGCACTGCCGTTCGACCTGCTCCACCTGATCGCGATGGCCTGCTGGCTGGGCGGCCTGGTGACCCTGGTGGCCGCATTGCGCAACGGGGCCGGCGCGGCGGTGGCCGAGCGGTTTTCCAAGGTCGCGATGGTCTCGGTGGCCTGCCTGGTGCTCACCGGCGTCTACCAGGTCTGGCGGGGCGTGGGCTCCTGGGACGCGCTGGTGGACACGACCTACGGGCAGCTGGTGCTGGTCAAGGTCGGGCTGGTGCTGGTGATGCTGGGCACGGCTTGGTTCTCTCGCCGGTGGACCTCACGGCTGCGGACGGCGGCTGCCGACGGGGAGCAGGAAGTCGAGCAGGTCGTTGTTGCGGACGGCGGCCGCTCGGGCGGCGTCGAGCGGGCAGAGGGTGACGCGGCGGCGGCCGGCGCAGCGGCCGGCGCAGCGGACGACCCCGTGCGGCGTGGGCAGTTGGCGCGGCAGCGGGCAGCGGTGGCGGCGGCCGGGGTCCGCCGGGTGCAGGACGGCTCGCCGGTGCAGGCGGGGCTGCGGCGCTCGGTGCTGATCGAGGCCGCGGTGGCGATCGGCGTGCTGGTGGTGACCACGGTGCTGACCAACTCGCCGCCCGGCCGGGTGGCGGCCGAGGTCGCCGCCGCCAGCGGCACCGCGGGCAGCACGGCGCCGAAGACGGCCGCGCAGAGCGTGGAACTCAAGCTGCCCTACAACACCGGCGGTACCGAGAAGGGCGCCAAGGGCACCGCGATCCTGACCGTCAACCCGGCCGCCACCGGCACCAGCCAGCTGACCCTGCTGGTCACCGACGGCTCCGGGCAGCCGGTGGACGTGCCCGAGACCCAGGTCTCCTTCACCCTGCCGGACCGCGACCTCGGCCCGCTGCCGGTGACGCTGAGCAAGTCCGGCACCGGCCGCTGGAGCGGCACCGCGCAGCTCCCGCTGGCCGGCGAGTGGGTGGCCGCGGTCGTCGTCCGGTCCTCGGACATCGACCAGGACACCGAGACCAAGCAACTGACGATCAGCTGA
- the pheA gene encoding prephenate dehydratase, with the protein MSATRYTYLGPAGTFTEAALHTLPEAATRELVPLSSVPAALDAVRAGEAAGAFVAIENSVEGAVTATADELAMGAPLMIYREVLLPISFALLVRPGTTLADIKTVTSHPVAQPQVRHWLGSNLPHAHWEAAASNADGARLVQEGQADGAFAGEFAAALYGLEPLVTDIHDAQNATTRFVLIGRPGRVSSPTGADKTSMVVWLGDNHPGALLELLQEFAVRGVNLMRIESRPTGHGLGNYCFSIDCEGHLSERRVSETLMGLRRICPQIRFLGSYPRADRRAATPRQPGTSDEDFDRAADWLARCLDGRGES; encoded by the coding sequence ATGTCGGCTACCCGCTACACCTACCTCGGGCCCGCCGGCACCTTTACCGAGGCCGCCCTGCACACGCTGCCGGAGGCGGCGACCCGGGAGCTGGTGCCGCTGAGCTCGGTTCCGGCCGCGCTGGACGCGGTGCGCGCCGGCGAGGCGGCCGGTGCCTTCGTGGCCATCGAGAACTCGGTGGAGGGGGCGGTCACCGCGACCGCCGACGAACTGGCCATGGGCGCACCGCTGATGATCTACCGCGAGGTGCTGCTGCCGATCAGCTTCGCGCTGCTGGTGCGACCCGGCACCACGCTGGCCGACATCAAGACCGTCACCAGCCACCCCGTCGCCCAGCCGCAGGTGCGCCACTGGCTGGGCAGCAACCTGCCGCACGCCCACTGGGAGGCGGCCGCCTCCAACGCGGACGGTGCGCGGCTGGTCCAGGAGGGGCAGGCGGACGGCGCCTTCGCGGGCGAGTTCGCGGCCGCGCTCTACGGCCTCGAGCCGCTGGTCACCGACATCCACGACGCGCAGAACGCGACCACCCGCTTCGTCCTGATCGGGCGCCCCGGGCGGGTCTCCTCGCCGACCGGTGCGGACAAGACGTCCATGGTGGTCTGGCTCGGTGACAACCACCCGGGTGCGCTGCTGGAACTCCTGCAGGAATTCGCGGTGCGCGGGGTCAACCTGATGCGGATCGAATCCCGGCCCACCGGTCACGGCCTGGGGAACTACTGCTTCTCGATCGACTGCGAGGGCCACCTCAGCGAACGCCGGGTCTCCGAGACGTTGATGGGCCTGCGGCGGATCTGCCCGCAGATCCGGTTCCTCGGCTCCTATCCGCGGGCCGATCGGCGAGCGGCGACGCCGCGCCAGCCGGGGACCTCGGACGAGGATTTCGATCGCGCCGCCGATTGGCTGGCACGCTGCCTGGACGGGCGCGGCGAAAGCTGA
- the efeB gene encoding iron uptake transporter deferrochelatase/peroxidase subunit, with amino-acid sequence MATQETTSAPATEQPPSGGGFSRRTLFQGAGAGLAVGAAGGVLARGATVPEQHAAPSLGAARIEFQGPHQAGIVQPPQARVQLAAFDLAPNAGRAGLQALLKLWSQTAARLAVGEPAGTHENQIALDAGPSSLTVTVGFGATLFDKVGLADRRPAQLNPLPAFPLDAIDRSRSDGDLWVQIGADDALVAFHALRVLQQQAAPAAAVRWQMAGFARSPGATAKPMTGRNLMGQVDGTNNPKPTDPDFAAKIFATGPDWMAGGSYVVLRRIRMLLDDWENLSTDRQERFIGRRKSDGAPLSGGTETTPVDLTKQNPDGTLAIPADAHIRVAAPTANGGAAMLRRGFSYADGVLPDGSPDAGLLFLAFQADPARGFVPVQQKLARGDGLSRFLRHEASGLYAVPRGVQGGEGYLGQALLEG; translated from the coding sequence ATGGCTACGCAGGAAACCACCAGTGCGCCCGCCACGGAGCAACCGCCGAGCGGCGGCGGCTTCTCCCGTCGGACGCTGTTCCAGGGCGCCGGGGCCGGGCTCGCCGTCGGCGCGGCCGGCGGCGTGCTGGCCCGGGGCGCGACGGTGCCCGAGCAGCACGCCGCGCCCTCGCTCGGCGCGGCGAGGATCGAGTTCCAGGGCCCGCATCAGGCGGGGATCGTCCAACCGCCGCAGGCCAGGGTGCAGTTGGCCGCCTTCGACCTGGCGCCGAACGCCGGGCGGGCCGGGCTGCAGGCGCTGCTCAAGCTCTGGTCGCAGACCGCGGCCCGGCTGGCGGTCGGCGAGCCGGCCGGCACGCACGAGAACCAGATCGCGCTGGACGCCGGGCCCAGCTCGCTGACCGTCACGGTCGGCTTCGGCGCCACCCTGTTCGACAAGGTGGGCCTGGCCGACCGCCGCCCCGCGCAGCTGAACCCGCTGCCGGCCTTCCCGCTGGACGCCATCGACCGCTCCCGCAGCGACGGCGACCTGTGGGTGCAGATCGGCGCGGACGACGCGCTGGTGGCGTTCCACGCGCTGCGGGTGCTCCAGCAGCAGGCCGCCCCCGCCGCCGCGGTCCGCTGGCAGATGGCCGGCTTCGCCCGTTCCCCCGGCGCCACCGCCAAGCCGATGACCGGGCGCAACCTGATGGGCCAGGTCGACGGCACCAACAACCCCAAGCCGACCGACCCCGACTTCGCCGCCAAGATCTTCGCCACCGGTCCCGACTGGATGGCCGGCGGCAGCTACGTCGTGCTGCGGCGGATCCGGATGCTGCTGGACGACTGGGAGAACCTGTCGACGGACCGTCAGGAGCGGTTCATCGGACGGCGCAAGTCGGATGGCGCGCCGCTCTCCGGCGGCACCGAGACCACCCCCGTCGACCTGACCAAGCAGAACCCGGACGGCACCCTGGCGATCCCCGCCGACGCGCACATCCGGGTGGCCGCGCCGACCGCCAACGGCGGGGCCGCGATGCTGCGGCGCGGCTTCTCCTACGCCGACGGGGTGCTGCCGGACGGCTCGCCGGACGCGGGACTGCTCTTCCTGGCCTTCCAGGCGGACCCGGCGCGCGGCTTCGTCCCCGTGCAGCAGAAGCTGGCCCGCGGCGACGGCCTCTCGCGCTTCCTGCGGCACGAGGCGAGCGGGCTGTACGCGGTGCCGCGCGGCGTCCAGGGCGGCGAGGGGTACCTGGGGCAGGCACTGCTGGAGGGATAG
- a CDS encoding CynX/NimT family MFS transporter, which translates to MSVTRAQQSLPTSAVRIPTKLAHPALLLTGIVLVALNMRACLAAISPMVGEIQRSFGLSATVSGLITTVPVLFQGVGAPLTPRLTRRFGTERVVLGAVLVLGAGVLLRVLPSVVALYAGCVVIGVAIAVLNVSMPGLVKREFPQRAATMTGVYSTTMLVGATLAAGSSVPLEHVLGGGWRASLGSWSLLALIAAVAWLPQVLRSRQERAAQLSPGASRLSAAQPRPVTEKPIAGIWRLPLAWQISLFMGISSLMVYTLVAWMPTILADHGMSRDQAGLVFAFSNLVQVAGAFLVPLLAGRLRSQRWLAVAMAALNAVGVAGLLIAPVSGAWISAAVLGLAQGGSLGLALAFIVLRTGTAAGAAQLGGMSQAVGYLIAAVGPVGGGALHQLTGGWTAVLVVLLVLAGAAAVAGWGAGQDRTL; encoded by the coding sequence ATGTCCGTCACCCGGGCTCAGCAGTCGCTGCCCACTTCGGCCGTCCGTATCCCTACCAAGCTCGCCCACCCGGCGCTGCTGCTGACCGGGATCGTGCTGGTCGCGCTGAACATGCGGGCCTGTCTGGCCGCGATCTCGCCGATGGTCGGTGAGATCCAGCGCAGCTTCGGCCTGTCGGCCACCGTGAGCGGACTGATCACCACCGTGCCGGTGCTCTTCCAGGGTGTCGGCGCGCCGCTCACCCCGCGGTTGACCCGGCGGTTCGGCACCGAGCGGGTGGTGCTCGGTGCGGTGCTGGTGCTGGGCGCGGGGGTGCTGCTGCGGGTGCTGCCCTCGGTGGTCGCGCTGTATGCGGGCTGCGTGGTGATCGGGGTGGCGATCGCGGTGCTCAACGTCTCGATGCCCGGCCTGGTCAAGCGCGAGTTCCCGCAGCGGGCGGCGACGATGACCGGGGTGTACTCGACCACCATGCTGGTCGGCGCCACGCTGGCGGCCGGTAGCTCGGTGCCGCTGGAGCACGTGCTGGGCGGCGGGTGGCGGGCCTCGCTCGGGTCCTGGTCGCTGCTGGCGCTGATCGCGGCGGTGGCCTGGCTGCCGCAGGTGCTGCGCAGCCGTCAGGAGCGGGCGGCGCAGCTCTCGCCGGGCGCGTCGCGGCTGTCGGCCGCTCAGCCGCGACCGGTGACCGAGAAGCCGATCGCGGGGATCTGGCGGCTGCCGCTGGCCTGGCAGATCAGCCTGTTCATGGGCATCTCCTCGCTGATGGTCTACACGCTGGTCGCCTGGATGCCCACGATCCTGGCCGACCACGGCATGAGCCGGGACCAGGCCGGTCTGGTCTTCGCGTTCAGCAACCTGGTGCAGGTGGCCGGCGCGTTCCTGGTGCCGCTGCTGGCGGGCCGGCTGCGCAGTCAGCGCTGGCTGGCGGTGGCGATGGCCGCGCTGAACGCGGTGGGCGTGGCCGGGCTGCTGATCGCCCCGGTCTCAGGGGCCTGGATCTCGGCGGCGGTGCTGGGTCTGGCGCAGGGCGGCTCGCTCGGCCTGGCGCTGGCGTTCATCGTGCTGCGCACCGGCACTGCCGCCGGGGCCGCACAGCTGGGCGGCATGTCACAGGCGGTCGGCTACCTGATCGCGGCCGTGGGCCCGGTGGGCGGCGGCGCGCTGCACCAGCTGACGGGCGGCTGGACGGCGGTGCTGGTGGTGCTGCTGGTGCTCGCGGGGGCGGCGGCCGTCGCCGGTTGGGGCGCGGGGCAGGACCGGACGCTGTAG